In Acidobacteriota bacterium, the sequence GCGCGCCCCGCCCTCGATGGACATGTTGCACAGGGTCATCCGCTCATCGAGCGTCATCCGCTCGACGACGGGGCCGCCGTACTCGTACGCAAAGCCCACGCCGCCCTTCACGCCGAGACGGCGGATGATCTCGAGGATCACGTCCTTCGCGTAGACGCCGGGCCGCAGCGCCCCGGTGACCGACAGGCGCCGCACCTTGAGCGGCTCCATCGCCAGGCACTGCGACGCGAGCACGTCGCGCACCTGCGTCGTGCCGATGCCGAAGGCCACCGCGCCGAGCGCGCCGTGCGTCGACGTGTGGCTGTCGCCGCACGCGATGGTCATGCCGGGCTGCGTGAGGCCGAGCTCGGGCCCGATCACGTGCACGATGCCCTGGTTGGTGTGCCCGAGGTCGTAGAGAGGGATCCCGAAGTCGCGGCAGTTGCGCTCGAGGGCCGACATCATCTCCTCGGCCATGACGTCGAGAAACGGCCGGCCGACGTCACGCGTGGGGACGATGTGGTCGACGGTGGCGAACGTGCGCGCAGGAAAGCGGACACGCCACCCGCGGGCACGGAGCGCATCGAAGGCTTGCGGGCTCGTGACCTCGTGGACGAGGTGGAGGCCGATGAAGAGCTGCGTCTGGCCGGTCGGGAGGCGCCGCACGGTGTGGGCGTCCCAGACCTTCTGGAGGAGCGTCTGGCCCATGAGGGGCATGATACCGCGACAGGCCGCCGGCAACGGCCGGCACGTCCCCGTGGCGACAGGCCTCCTGCCGGTGCTACCCTTCTTCTCAGGCTGCTCGCCGTGACCCGCCCCCGGGGACGCTGCCATGGCGCGTCGGACCCTGCGGCCGCCCTATACGGCCCTCGTCGATCGCCTGAACCGCTATCCGCAGGGCGCCCCGCCCTCACCGCTGCTCGACCGCATCCTCCGGCTCCTCTTCTCGGAGCACGAGGCGGGTCTCGTGGCCGCCCTGCCCATCAAGCCGTTCACGGTCGCCGATGCGGCCCGCGTCTGGAAGCTGTCCCACGACGAGGCCCGTAGGATCCTCGACCGCCTGGCGAGTCGCGCCCTCCTGCTCGACATGGAGGACGCGGCTGGCACGACCCGCTACGTGCTGCCCCCTCCGATGGCCGGGTTCTTCGAGTTCTCCATGATGCGGGTCCGCGACGACATCGACCAGAAGGCCCTCGCCGAGCTCTTCTACCAGTACCTGAACGTCGAGGAGGACTTCATCAAGGCGCTGTTCGTGAGCGGCGAGACGCAGCTCGGCCGCACGTTCGTTCACGAGTCGGCGCTCCCCGCGCGGCCCGAGGCCCGCGTACTCGACTACGAGCGCGCCTCGCACGTGGCCCGGACCGCAAAAGCGATCGGGGTCGGCGTCTGCTACTGCCGTCACAAGATGTCGCACGTCGGACGCGCATGCGATGCGCCCATGAGCATCTGCCTGACGTTCGGCACCGTGGCGGGCTCGCTCGTCCGGCACGGTTTCGCCAGGGAGATCGATCGCGACGAGTGTCTCGATCTCCTGCAGGAGGCCCGCGATCGGCACCTCGTGCAGTTTGGCGACAACGTCCGCGAGGGCGCGAGCTTCATCTGCAACTGCTGCGGGTGCTGCTGCGAGGCGATGATCGCCGCCCGCCGGTTCGGCCTGCTGCGTCCGGTGCACACCACGAACTTCCTGCCCAGGGTGAACGCCGATGACTGCAACGGGTGCGGCAAGTGCGTGGCCGGCTGCCCGGTCGACGCGCTCGGCCTCGTCTCGGCACATGACCCGCGGAAGCTCCATCGCAAGATCGCGCTCCTCGACGAGCGCGTGTGCCTGGGATGCGGCGTGTGCGTCGGCTGGTGCCCGCGCGACGCCATCCGTCTCGTCCCACGGCCCGAGCGTGTCGTGACGCCGCTCGACTCGGTGCACCGCGCGGTCGTCATGGCCATCGAGCGCGGGACGCTCCAGCACCTCATCTTCGACCAGCAGGCGTTCGCGAGTCATCGCGCGATGGCGGCCGTGCTCGGCGTGATCCTGAGACTTGCCCCGATCAGGCAGATCCTGGCGGGCCGGCAGGTGAGGTCACGGTACCTCGAGGCGCTGATCGCGCGCACGCGCCGCCCGTGATCCCCGACCAGGCACCGACCGAGGCGCGCCCGTCTCGCGGAGTGCTGCCCGCCTGGGAGGCATTCGTGCCGATCGCGCCTCTGGGGTCCCGTCGTCAGGTCTGGTCGCGCTTCCGCCTGATGTAGAGCTGCTTGCGGACGCGCGCCACGAGCTCGCCCTCCGGCCCGCGGACCTCGACTTCGAACCACGGCTCGTACTTCGCGCCGCCCTGCGTGTGCTCGCGCATGGCCGCCAGGTGCTCGTCGGTGAGGCGGAACTCCGCCCACACGCGGCCCCGGCCCGGCGCCACGAACTCGATCTCCGCGGCCCGATCCCAGACGATGAACTCGGAGCCCAGGGCGTTCGAGGCGAGCAGCGCCAGAAACGGATCGGTCATCGAGTACAGGCTGCCGCCGAAATGCGTGCCGAAGTAGTTGCGATTGTAAAACCTCAGCGGCAACTCGACCCGGGCGAAGCGCCAGTCGTCCGAGATGGCCGCGACGCGGACCCCCGCACCCAGATAGGGCGGGTAGATGTTGGTGAGGCGACGAAGCCAGCGGGCAGTCATGGGGTGGCAGGAGCGCGGCGGCGGTCGTTTAATGGTAGCCTGAAGATCCTGTGACCCAGACGACCTCAGCCTCGATTGCCCTCCTGCTCACCTCGGTCCTGTGCGCGGGATGCACCTCGCCGCCCGCCGCCCAGACGAAGTCGGCCGACACCACGGCGCCCGCCGGCAACGGGCAGACCCCCGGCAACGGGCAGACCGCCGGCCAGCGCGCCGCCGGGACCGTCGTCGAGGTGATCGAGGCCCCACCGTATACCTACGTCAGGGTCGACACGGGCACCGAGTCCATCTGGGCCGCCGCCAACCAGTTCGAGGTGAAGGTCGGTGAGCGGGTCGTCGTCCCGCTCGACATGCCGATGGCCAACTTCCACAGCAACGCGCTCGGTCGCGACTTTCCCCTCGTGTACTTCACGGAGGCGGTGCTGCGCGAAGGCGAGGAAGGCCGGCCCGCGTTGCCTCCGGGTCACCCGAAGATGGATCGGACGGGCAAGGACACTGCGGTCGCCTCGAGCGAGCCGGTCGCGACGGCCCCCGACGGGTTGGCCATTGCGGCGGTGTGGGCCGACAAGTCGACCCTGGCAGGCAAGACCGTCACGGTGCGCGGCCGGGTCGTCAAGGTGAACAACGGGATCCTGGGCCAGAACTGGCTCCACCTGCAGGACGGTTCCGGCAGCGCCGACGCCGGGACGAACGACCTCACGGTGACGTCGGACGACACGGCCAGTGTGGGCGACATCGTCACGGTGACGGGCGTCGTCGAGGTCGACAAGGACTTCGGTGCCGGCTACGCCTACCCGGTCATCCTGACGAAGGCTGCGGTTCGAAAGTCGTAGTCGCCCGCCATACCCCTCATCAGGTCTCCACGGCTCTGCCGAACACCGCGTCGACCGCGGCCCGGGCGTCGGCCCGCAGCACGACGAAGACGTGGTCGCCGACGGCGATTTCCGTCGAGCCGCGCGGCGGGATGAGCATCGGTCCGCGAGAGATCATCGCCAGCACGGCGTCGTCAGGGAGTCCGAGGTCGCGAAGCTTGCCTCCCGCCGCACGCGAGCCCTCGGCCACCACGTACTCGACAATGTCCGCACTGACGTCCCTGAGGGCCGTGATCTCGAGTGTGGCTGGCGGCTCGGGTCGCGGCGGCTCCTGCAGGCCGAGGCGGCGGGCGAGCGGCGGCAGCGTCCATCCCTGCAGCGTCGCCGACACGAGGACCACGAAGAACACGACATTGAAGAGGACGGCGCCTTCGGGCAGGCCGAACAGCAACGGGTACATGGCCAGGATGATAGGCACGGCTCCCTTGAGGCCGACCCAGGCGATCAGCAGCGTCTCACGCACGCTGAAGCCGAAGGGCAGGAGGATCGGCACGACCGACAGCGGACGAGAGACGAACGTCAGCACCGTGGCCACGAGCAGGCCCTGGCCGGCGACATCGAGCACCTGAGACGGCGTGCTCAGCAGGCCGAGCAGCACGAACATCGAAATCTGGCCGATCCACGCCAACCCGTCCAGAAAGAGAAACGTGCCACGCTGGAACACCGTCCGGCTGTTGCCGATGACGATGCCGGCGAGGTAGATGGCCAGGAAACCACTCCCCCCGAACACCGCGGCGGTGCCGAACGCGAGCAGGGCAAAACTGCTCGTCAGCACGGGATACAGGCCGGCGGTCGCCAGGTTCATGCGGTTGATCGTGGCGACGGCGAGCCAGCCGACCGCGAGGCCGGCGGCCGCCCCGACCCCCATCTGCAGCGCGAACAACTGAAGCACGTCGATCCCGAGCGACGATTGGCCGTTCAGCACCTCGACGAGGGCGATCGTCAGGAAGATGGCCATCGGGTCGTTCGACCCGCTCTCGACCTCGAGCGTGGCCGCCACGCGCTCCCGCAGGCGAAGGCCCTGCGAACGCAGCACCGCGAACACGGCGGCCGCGTCGGTCGACGCGACGATGCTGCCGAGCAGCAGGCCGGTCAGCAGGGGCACCCCGAGCAGGTAGGCAGACGCGACACCGGTAATCGCGGCGGTCGTCAGGACACCGACCGTGGCGAGCAGCACCGACGGCTTCCAGGCGCTGGCGAGCGCCCGACGCTTCGTCTGCAGGCCCCCGTCGAACAGGATGACGGCCAGGGCGAGGGTGCCGATGGCGTGGGCGAGCGGAATGTTGTCGAACTGGATCCGGCCCGGCCCGTCCTCACCGGCCAGCATGCCGACGCCAAGGAACAGCACGAGGACGGGGAGGCCGAGCCGCGCCGACAGCTTGCTCGACACGATGCCGATGAGCAGCAGGGCGCCAACGAGGAGGATGAGGTGGTCGACGAGGAACATGGACGGCTGTCACCGATCATATCCGGCCGGCCGAGGGTTCGGGGCGCGGTGGCGGCCCCACGCGGGGCGACCGTTGGGGCACGGCGCTCGAGGTTGCCCGCGGCCACGCTATCCTACGGTCGAGGCGACGGGCGGAGGGCTCGTCGCCCAGCACCGTCCGATTGGAGTCAGCGATGTGCCAGCGAAGAACGTGCGCGCGGTGTGGACGGCCCACGTGGGTGGGCTGCGGGCAGCACGTGGAAGAAGTACTGGGCGACGTTCCGCTCGAGCAGCGATGTCAGTGCCCGCGGCCGAAGTCGTGGCTCGCGAGGCTGCTCGGGTGGTGAAGGCAGCGAAGAAATCTCTTCTGGCCCTGTCGATTTCGGGTCGGCCGACGCGTCAAGGGATCGACCCGGGAGACGGGCAGAAGGAGAGGCCGAGATGCAGTACGTGCTGTTGATTTACGGTGACGAACGGGTGTGGGCGGCGATGAGCCAGGAGGAGATGGCCGAGATCTACTCGGCGCACGCCGCGTACGGCGCGGAGATGGAGAAGGTGGGAGTCTTCCGGGGCGGCGCCGAGCTGAAGCCCGTCTCGACGGCCACGAGCGTCCGGTTCGGGGGCGGCCGGCCCATGGTTGTCGACGGCCCGTTCGCCGAAACCAAGGAACAACTCGGCGGCTACTACGTCATCGAGGTCGACGACCTCGACCAGGCCATCGCCTGGGCCGAGAAGATGCCGGGCATGACCCAAGGAACTGTCGAAGTGAGACCGCTCGGCGCTGGCGCCTGATCGTCCACCGACGCTCCTCGGGCAGGCCGCCGCCCGTGAATGACGCGATGCCCCGGTCTCGGGTCGTCGTGGCGCCGGGCCGGTGCCAGCGGGTTTGCCCGGCTCCCAGCTTGACGCCATGCTGCTCGCCCGCCTCCTCGAGGACATCGTCCGCAACGACGGCCGTCTGGTGCTCGCTGGCCTCGTGCGGCTGACAGGCGACCTCGACGCGGCCGAGGATGCGCTGCAAGAGGCGTACGCGCGGGCCCTCGTCGCCTGGCGCCGCGATGGCGTGCCTCGGACGCCCGCCGCGTGGCTCAACACCGTCGCCCGCCGGGTCGCGATCGATCGCCTCCGGCGCGAGCGCCCGCCGGCGACGCCGGACGAGCTCGCCGTCGACCCGATCGAGCCGCCGGAGCCGCACGAGATCGAAGACGACCGGCTGCGCCTGCTGTTTGTGTGCTGCCACCCCTCGCTGTCGCCCGAGGCGCGGTGTGCGCTGGCCCTGCGCACGCTCGGCGGACTGACGACGCGCGAGATCGCGCGGGCGTTCCTGGAGCCGGAAGCGACCACGGCGCAGCGTCTCGTGCGGGCCAAGAAGAAGATCCGCGACGCCCGCATTCCCTACGAGGTCCCGCCGCGCGAGAAGCTCCAGGAGCGGGTCGACGCGGTGCTCTCGGTCGTCTACCTGATCTTCAACGAAGGCTACGCCTCGACCGGGGCGCCCTCACTCGTGCGTCCGGACCTCGTGCTCGAGGCCGTCCGGCTGGCGCGGCTCGTCGTCGCGCTCCTGCCGGAGGTCGCCGAGGCCCGAGGGCTGCTCGCGCTGATGTTGATCACCGACGCCCGTCGGCCGGCACGGCTGACCGACGAAGGCGATCTCGTCCCGCTCGACGAACAGGACCGGGCACGGTGGGATCGCGCGATGATCGAGGAGGGCACGGCGCGGCTGGCCGAGGCGCTCGGGATGCGCTCGCCGGGCCCTTACCAGACGCAGGCGGCCATCGCCGCGCTGCACGATGCCGCGCCAACGCCGGCCGACACCGACTGGGAACAGATCGCCGCGCTCTACGGCGCGCTCCTGCGATGGACACCGACACCAGTCGTCGAACTCAACGCCGCCGTGGCGTACGGCCTGGCGACCAGCCTCGAGGGCGCGCTCGCCCGGATCTGGCGAATCGAACAGCGGGGGGACCTCGCGACGTATCACCTCCTGCCTGCCGCGAAAGCCGACCTGCTGCGTCGTCTCGGACGGATCGAGGAGGCCGCCGACATGTACCGGGCCGCGCTCGCGCTCGCCGGTCACCCTGCCGAGCGACGGTACCTCGAGCGACGTCTCGCCGCCTGCCTGACCTGAGGCCAGTCCTGTTCCGATTGAAGCGAGGCGCGGGTTTCGCCGATAGTGTCAGTACCGGCACAGCCCCAGCACCTGCCCGGCAACACCGGTCTCGAGCCGCCGCACAAGGAGGTACGGCGATGGACCCGATGTTCTCGGAACTGTTCCTCGTCGATCAGGACCGCACCTTGCGATTCTTCGCGACGAGTCTGGACGACATCATCGAGCAGGACGTACGAGGCACCTCCACGGCGCAGGCCCCCGCTCCGCCCCCGGTTTCGCGCGACGAGTTCCTGTACGTGTCGAGCATCCTCGCCCACTACGCGCTCGTCGAAGCCGGCAACCCCGAGTACCTCCCCATTCCAGGCACGCTGAGGCAACTGCACGACCTCTTCGTGACCGACGTCGAGACCTGGCACGACCCCGAGTTGATGGAGACGGCCGCGGCGCAGACGCTGATGCTGACCGGCTACTTCGGCGGCGCCATGCGCACCCGGCACAACCTGCGGACCTACGTGCGCTGGGGACGCTTCTTCTTCGGCCGTGCGGCATCGCGGACAGCCGGCAGGAAGCAGGTCGTGCTCGAGGGGATGAGCGAGCACTTCCCGGCGTGGCGGCGGCGCCTGGAGCGGCTGCACGGGCAGTTGTGGGAGAACCGGCTGCTGCTCGCGCAGGGGTCGCCGTCTCCACCACCGACAGTGCAGTAGGCGACCGGACGGACGACCCGCGCCGAGCGGACCGCAGCGGGTCTGGCGTGACCGGACGCGCACGACGCTCGCCCTCGTGCTCGTGCTCGTCCTGCTCGGTGCCCGTCACACGATCGGTCGTCCCTGAATCAGGCGGATGAGCACCGAGATCACCGCCAACACCAGCAGCACGTGGATGAACCCGCCCAAAGTGTACGTGCTGACCATGCCCAGCAGCCACAACACGACGAGCAGGAGCGCGATGGTATAGAGCATCGGGGTCCTCCCTTCCAGAGTGGATTGAGCGTGTCAGCCCTCGTGACTGCAGCCCTCGTGCCATCCTCGTGGGGCGGAAACCCTGGGGGAACGGCTGATGCCCGGCTCCTGTGGCTGGTCCACGGTAAGAGCGTGTAAGAACGACACGACACGCGGGAGGNNNNNNNNNNNNNNNNNNNNNNNNNNNNNNNNNNNNNNNNNNNNNNNNNNNNNNNNNNNNNNNNNNNNNNNNNNNNNNNNNNNNNNNNNNNNNNNNNNNNACGGCCACGAGGGAGGGCGCGGCTTGCGCCTTGGTGCCGGAGCCGCTAACGTGACGGCGTGACCGACTCGCAGAGACCCGTGCCACGCGTCTGGTCGCGCAGACGAGGAGGTGTGTCCGGTGTGCTCGGCCTCGTCCTGCTCGCGACCGGCGCCGCCTGCCGATCGGCTGGCCCGATCGCCACGATACCGCCGCGCGACCTGGTGCCGACGCTCGCGCACGCCGTCATCCCGGCCCCCGCGTCGGTCGATCTCGACCCGCGATCGGGGTTCACGATCCGGGCTGACACGCAAGTGGTCGTCGACGTCGCCAACGCCGACGCCGTGAGGGTGGCCGAGTGGCTGGCGGCGCGGCTGCGTCCGGCAACCGGCTACCCACTGCCCATCGTCGGCGAACCCGCGCTCGGACTCGGAGCAGGTGGGCGAGTCTCGCTCACGCTCGACCCCTCACGCACGACGCTCGGCGACGAGGGCTACGAGATCGACGTGACGCGCGACCGAGTGACGATGCACGCGGCGCGGCCGGCCGGGCTCTTCTACGCCGCGCAGACGTTGCGCCAGCTGCTGCCTCCCGACATCGAGTGCTCGACGCCGCGGCAGGCGGTTTGGCGCGTGCCCGCCGGCCGCATCGTCGATCGGCCACGCTTCGCCTGGCGCGGCGCCATGCTCGACGTAGCACGCCACTTCTTCGGCGTCGACGACGTCAAGCGGTACATCGACCTGCTGGCGAAGTACAGGATCAACCGGCTGCACCTGCACCTCAGCGACGATCAGGGCTGGCGCATCGAGATCCGCTCGTGGCCACGATTGACCACCTACGGCGGGAGCACGGCGGTCGGCGGTGGTCCCGGCGGGCACTACACGCAGGCGCAGTATCGCGAGATCGTGGCCTACGCCGCCGACCGGCACATCGTCATGGTCCCCGAGATCGACATGCCGGGACACACGAACGCGGCGCTCGCGTCGTACGCGGAGTTGAACTGCGACGGGGTGGCGCCGCCGCTCTACACCGGCATCGAGGTCGGCTTCAGCGCGTTGTGCGTGGAGAAGGAGGTCACCTACCAGTTCATCGACGAGGTGGTCGGCGAGATCGCCGCGATGACGCCTGGCCCGTACTTCCACGTCGGCGGCGACGAGGTGGAGAAGCTCACCGACGAGCAGTACGCGCGGTTCATCGAGCGCGTGCAGGAGATCGTGATCCGGCACGGCAAGCGCCCGGTTGGCTGGGAAGAGGTGTCGAAGGCGCGGCTGGCACCGACATCCATCGTCCAGCAGTGGCGCAGCGATGCCCGCGCCGGCTCGCCGCCGTGGCGGAACGAGGCCGCACTGAGGGCGGTGCAGCAGGGTGTGCCGCTCGTGCTCTCGCCCGCCGCGAAGGTGTATCTCGACATGAAGTACGACGCGGACACGACACTCGGCCTGAAGTGGGCGGGGTACGTCGAGGTGCGTGACGCCTACGACTGGGATCCCGCCACGCTGTTCGAGGGTGTCGGCGAGGGAGACGTGCTCGGCATCGAAGCGCCGCTCTGGTCGGAGACGCTCGTGACGATGGCCGATATCGAGGTGATGGCGTTCCCGCGGCTACCCGGCATCGCGGAGGTCGGCTGGTCGCCGGCCGGACGCGTGTGGGAGGAGTATCGCGGGCGCCTGGCCGCCCACGCGGCTCGTTGGACGGCAATGGGCGTGAGCTTCCATCGGTCGCCACAGGTGCCCTGGCCAGCGCCTCGCCCGTAGGACCCCCTCGCAGACGGTGAAGGGGTGATAGTCTACGCCGGCGGAGGGACTCTCCCGGCGTGCGGCTCATGGATCGACCACTCCTGATCGTTGCGGCTCTCGGCCTCCTGCTGCTCCCGTTCGTCGTGCTCCACGACTATCGCGGGGCCGGGTTCGTGGCCGACGACCTGCATTTCTCGACCGCCGATATCAACCTGAGCCCTGGGCGCCTGCTGGGGACGGAGTGGGGACATGCGGTGGTGCCTGGCACGGTCGGCTACCGCCCGCTGGTGCTCCTCTCCTACGCAATCGACCAGCGCCTTTCAGGTCGTGACCCGGGCGGCTATCGGCTCACGAACTACCTCGCGCACTCGGCGGTCTCAGTCATGCTGGCGGCACTGGCCTGGTCGTTCAGTGGGCTCCCGGCTGTCGGCCTGCTCGCGGGCCTCCTGTTCGCCGTTCATCCCATCCACCATGAGAACGTGCTCTGGATCTCTGGACGGACGCACGTGCTGGCCGCGTTGTTCGTGCTGATGGCCCTCTGGTGGGTACAGACGGCCGGCACGCGGCCCCGGCTTCGCCAGAACCTCGTGGGGTCGGCGCTCTTCGCGCTGGCGATTGGGAGTTACGAACCAACCCTCGTCCTGCCCGTCGCGCTCCTGGCGGTCGCCTGCTGGAGCGTCTCCGGGCACGACCGAGGTCGGGCCGCTGCTGGAATTCGCGTCGTTCTGCCGTACGTACTCGTGCTGGCGGCCTACCTCCTCTTTCGCTGGGTGCATCTTGCGACCCCGGCCTCGGATTTCAATGCCTTCACGGTCGAGCGCATCATCCGGAACCCACTTGCGGCAGGTGCCCGACTCCTTGCGGTGCCGAAGGAAGCGGCGTGGTCGCCATGGGTGCTCTGGACGGTCGTCGTCACGACGGCCGTCACGTTGCTCGCACTCGCCGCAGGGCTCAACGATCGACGCTGCCGGAGAACCGTGCTGCTCGGTTTGACGCTGGCAGCGGTATTCTACCTGCCCTTTGTCGCTGCCGACCGCTACGTCGATCGGTTTGCGTATCTCGCGTCGGCCGGCTTTCTCATGGCGCTGTCGGCAGGGGTGGTCGCGCTGGTGTCAGGCGCTGGACGACCCGTGACGCGCACGGGACTTGTGCTGGTCGTCGCCTTGATGGTGGTCCTCTGGACGGGTGAGGTTCGTCGAGCGGGCCAGGAATGGTACGAGGCCGGACAGCTTGCCGAGACGATTCAGCAGCAACTGCTGCAGCTCGAGCCCGACCCCACGCCTGGCGCGACGATGACCTTTTTCCGGATTCCGGCGACGCATGGACAGGCGTGGGTCTATCTCACATACTTCGAGCACGAGGTCCGACGGCGCTACGACCGCGACCTCCTCGTCGTCAATCGGACCGACCCGGGCGACGAAGCGATTGCCGCGGCCATCGCTTCTGCCGGTGCTGGCGAGTACGTGTTCTGGTGGGACCAGGAGCTGTCACAGCTGAGGACCGCTCGCCCGTAGCGGCTGGCCGTGGGGCTGCTGCCGGCGGTCGCGACGGCCACGAGCCTCGCGTCACACCGGGCGCCGATTTGCGCGGGCCCCGTGCACCGAAGCGCGGGGCGGAGGCCGTGTGCGACAATCGCGACGAAAGTTTCTGGGCGGAGCAGCGGCGCTTTCGGTCGGCGCGGTCCTGGCGGTGTGGACCCTGCAGGCCAGGGACCGGCTCCGGCCGTGGGCCCGGGGCTGGTATCGGCAGGTGGCTCATCCCGAACTCGTGGGAGGGGCGGCGGGCGAATTGTCGGAGTCGACCGTGCAGTCGCTGCTCGCCGCGTCCGCGACGGCGATCGGCTTCGAGGTCGACATGGCCAAGTATGCGGCCCTCTTCCGCTGGCGGGCCGCGCACCTCCCTGGGTATCGGGATCTCTACGAGGAATTCGCCGAGCGAGCCAACGGTGCCGCGCAACACCGTGGCGACGCGACGTTTGCCGCCGCTCCGGCCGACCGCCGCCAGGCGGTGCTCGCCGACGTGTTCGGCACGGCGCTCTCCCCGCGGTCGAGGCTCGAGCGGGTCGTGGCGGGCACGTTCCAACGGCACCGGTTGCGGCTTCGTGATCGGACCGTGGGCGAAGCGCTGTGGCTGTTTGCGCGAACCGACGCGCTCGTGCAGCTCGGTTATGACGGGTGGCCAGGGGCCGCAAGGGGTCTCGAGGCGTACACCCAGGCGTTGCCCCGGCATCTCGAGCGACGCCGATGAGTCCCCCCGTCGTCATCGCCCGCGCGTCTCGTGAGGACGTTCAGGCCCGCCGCGCGTCGAGGATGACCCCTGGGGTGGACCGATGACCGCGCCGAGTGTGGCGATCGTCGGGTCGGGCATTGTCGGCACGACCATCGCGTACCTGCTGACCCGGCGCGGGCACACGGTGGAGATCTTCGAGAAGGGCGCCCCCTACGAGTATCCACCCGCGAGGGCGTTCGAGAATCAGGTCTTCCATCTTCACGAGGAACCGGCGTGGCCCCAGGCCGCCGGCGACGTCCACGGCCTGACCCAGTCGGGGTCGTACTCAGCCGATGTCAACCTCGAGCGGGCAATTGTCGAAGGCGGGTCGGCCTCGATCTGGGAAGCGCTGACGCTGCGCCTGATGCCGCGGGACTTCCAGACCCGCAGCGCCTGCGGCTACGGAGTCGACTGGCCCCTCACCTACGAGGAGCTGGAGCCCTACTACTGCCGCGCGGAAGCCTTGTTGGGGGTCTCCGGGACCGACGCCGACAACCCGTCGGCGCCGCCGCGGTCGCAGTCGCATCCGCTGCCTCCCTTCGAGCTGGCCTACGACGATCGGGTCCTGGCCGACAGGCTTCGCCCG encodes:
- a CDS encoding 4Fe-4S dicluster domain-containing protein; the protein is MARRTLRPPYTALVDRLNRYPQGAPPSPLLDRILRLLFSEHEAGLVAALPIKPFTVADAARVWKLSHDEARRILDRLASRALLLDMEDAAGTTRYVLPPPMAGFFEFSMMRVRDDIDQKALAELFYQYLNVEEDFIKALFVSGETQLGRTFVHESALPARPEARVLDYERASHVARTAKAIGVGVCYCRHKMSHVGRACDAPMSICLTFGTVAGSLVRHGFAREIDRDECLDLLQEARDRHLVQFGDNVREGASFICNCCGCCCEAMIAARRFGLLRPVHTTNFLPRVNADDCNGCGKCVAGCPVDALGLVSAHDPRKLHRKIALLDERVCLGCGVCVGWCPRDAIRLVPRPERVVTPLDSVHRAVVMAIERGTLQHLIFDQQAFASHRAMAAVLGVILRLAPIRQILAGRQVRSRYLEALIARTRRP
- a CDS encoding DUF4442 domain-containing protein; translated protein: MTARWLRRLTNIYPPYLGAGVRVAAISDDWRFARVELPLRFYNRNYFGTHFGGSLYSMTDPFLALLASNALGSEFIVWDRAAEIEFVAPGRGRVWAEFRLTDEHLAAMREHTQGGAKYEPWFEVEVRGPEGELVARVRKQLYIRRKRDQT
- a CDS encoding nucleotide-binding protein → MTQTTSASIALLLTSVLCAGCTSPPAAQTKSADTTAPAGNGQTPGNGQTAGQRAAGTVVEVIEAPPYTYVRVDTGTESIWAAANQFEVKVGERVVVPLDMPMANFHSNALGRDFPLVYFTEAVLREGEEGRPALPPGHPKMDRTGKDTAVASSEPVATAPDGLAIAAVWADKSTLAGKTVTVRGRVVKVNNGILGQNWLHLQDGSGSADAGTNDLTVTSDDTASVGDIVTVTGVVEVDKDFGAGYAYPVILTKAAVRKS
- a CDS encoding potassium/proton antiporter, whose translation is MFLVDHLILLVGALLLIGIVSSKLSARLGLPVLVLFLGVGMLAGEDGPGRIQFDNIPLAHAIGTLALAVILFDGGLQTKRRALASAWKPSVLLATVGVLTTAAITGVASAYLLGVPLLTGLLLGSIVASTDAAAVFAVLRSQGLRLRERVAATLEVESGSNDPMAIFLTIALVEVLNGQSSLGIDVLQLFALQMGVGAAAGLAVGWLAVATINRMNLATAGLYPVLTSSFALLAFGTAAVFGGSGFLAIYLAGIVIGNSRTVFQRGTFLFLDGLAWIGQISMFVLLGLLSTPSQVLDVAGQGLLVATVLTFVSRPLSVVPILLPFGFSVRETLLIAWVGLKGAVPIILAMYPLLFGLPEGAVLFNVVFFVVLVSATLQGWTLPPLARRLGLQEPPRPEPPATLEITALRDVSADIVEYVVAEGSRAAGGKLRDLGLPDDAVLAMISRGPMLIPPRGSTEIAVGDHVFVVLRADARAAVDAVFGRAVET
- a CDS encoding YciI family protein, whose protein sequence is MQYVLLIYGDERVWAAMSQEEMAEIYSAHAAYGAEMEKVGVFRGGAELKPVSTATSVRFGGGRPMVVDGPFAETKEQLGGYYVIEVDDLDQAIAWAEKMPGMTQGTVEVRPLGAGA
- a CDS encoding sigma-70 family RNA polymerase sigma factor, coding for MLLARLLEDIVRNDGRLVLAGLVRLTGDLDAAEDALQEAYARALVAWRRDGVPRTPAAWLNTVARRVAIDRLRRERPPATPDELAVDPIEPPEPHEIEDDRLRLLFVCCHPSLSPEARCALALRTLGGLTTREIARAFLEPEATTAQRLVRAKKKIRDARIPYEVPPREKLQERVDAVLSVVYLIFNEGYASTGAPSLVRPDLVLEAVRLARLVVALLPEVAEARGLLALMLITDARRPARLTDEGDLVPLDEQDRARWDRAMIEEGTARLAEALGMRSPGPYQTQAAIAALHDAAPTPADTDWEQIAALYGALLRWTPTPVVELNAAVAYGLATSLEGALARIWRIEQRGDLATYHLLPAAKADLLRRLGRIEEAADMYRAALALAGHPAERRYLERRLAACLT
- a CDS encoding lmo0937 family membrane protein, translated to MLYTIALLLVVLWLLGMVSTYTLGGFIHVLLVLAVISVLIRLIQGRPIV
- a CDS encoding family 20 glycosylhydrolase, with the translated sequence MPRVWSRRRGGVSGVLGLVLLATGAACRSAGPIATIPPRDLVPTLAHAVIPAPASVDLDPRSGFTIRADTQVVVDVANADAVRVAEWLAARLRPATGYPLPIVGEPALGLGAGGRVSLTLDPSRTTLGDEGYEIDVTRDRVTMHAARPAGLFYAAQTLRQLLPPDIECSTPRQAVWRVPAGRIVDRPRFAWRGAMLDVARHFFGVDDVKRYIDLLAKYRINRLHLHLSDDQGWRIEIRSWPRLTTYGGSTAVGGGPGGHYTQAQYREIVAYAADRHIVMVPEIDMPGHTNAALASYAELNCDGVAPPLYTGIEVGFSALCVEKEVTYQFIDEVVGEIAAMTPGPYFHVGGDEVEKLTDEQYARFIERVQEIVIRHGKRPVGWEEVSKARLAPTSIVQQWRSDARAGSPPWRNEAALRAVQQGVPLVLSPAAKVYLDMKYDADTTLGLKWAGYVEVRDAYDWDPATLFEGVGEGDVLGIEAPLWSETLVTMADIEVMAFPRLPGIAEVGWSPAGRVWEEYRGRLAAHAARWTAMGVSFHRSPQVPWPAPRP